From the genome of Streptomyces sp. NBC_01317, one region includes:
- a CDS encoding transcriptional regulator codes for MAARPLVARQPNERLQALIQEAGCSNAGLARRVNMVGAERGLDLRYDKTSVARWLRGQQPRGRAPGVIAEALGRKLNRTVTIDETGMANGKNLASGVGLQFAPTVVGAVEQVCELWRSDVGRRDFLSGSAVASSALVEPSRDWLITGADPAVARNTGARVGDSDVEAVRAMTVALIDLDHRFGSGHVRPVLVHYLNSVVSGLLSGSYRESVGRRLFAAVSRLTELAGYMAVDTGQPGLAQRYYIQALRLAQASGDRGYGGYVLAASMSHLAAQLGNPREIAQLARAAQEGARGQVPPRAQAMFYAAEARGHALMGDLRQCQEVAGRALAALEQAEDGSGDDPEWIAHFDHAYLADELAHCYRDLGRPDAAARHAGDSIDGHPESRARRRAIGMVLLATAQVQQREVEEACRTGTRAIELMGTLRSSRGAEYLDDLQQRLEPYGSEPSVREFTARLEIQAA; via the coding sequence TTGGCAGCCAGGCCTCTCGTCGCGCGCCAGCCGAACGAACGGCTCCAAGCACTCATCCAGGAAGCCGGGTGCTCCAACGCCGGGCTCGCCCGGCGGGTCAACATGGTCGGAGCCGAGCGCGGCCTCGACCTGCGCTACGACAAGACATCGGTGGCACGGTGGCTGCGCGGGCAGCAGCCGCGCGGCCGGGCGCCCGGCGTCATCGCCGAGGCGCTGGGCCGGAAGCTGAACCGTACGGTCACCATCGACGAGACGGGGATGGCCAACGGCAAGAACCTCGCGTCGGGCGTCGGCCTCCAGTTCGCCCCGACCGTCGTCGGCGCGGTCGAGCAGGTCTGCGAGTTGTGGCGCAGCGACGTGGGGCGCCGCGACTTCCTGTCCGGCTCGGCGGTCGCGTCGTCCGCGCTGGTCGAGCCCAGCAGGGACTGGCTGATCACGGGCGCGGACCCGGCGGTCGCGCGGAACACCGGCGCGCGGGTGGGGGATTCGGACGTCGAGGCGGTCCGGGCCATGACCGTGGCGCTGATCGACCTGGACCACCGCTTCGGCAGCGGCCATGTCCGCCCGGTCCTGGTCCACTACCTGAACAGCGTGGTGTCGGGCCTGCTGTCGGGCTCGTACCGCGAATCGGTCGGCCGCCGGCTCTTCGCCGCCGTCTCCCGGTTGACGGAGCTGGCTGGTTACATGGCGGTCGACACGGGCCAGCCCGGCCTCGCCCAGCGGTACTACATCCAGGCGCTGCGGCTCGCGCAGGCGTCGGGGGACCGGGGGTACGGCGGGTACGTACTGGCCGCGTCCATGAGTCATCTGGCCGCGCAGCTCGGGAATCCGCGGGAGATCGCCCAGTTGGCGAGAGCCGCGCAGGAAGGGGCGCGGGGGCAGGTCCCGCCGCGCGCGCAGGCCATGTTCTACGCGGCGGAGGCGCGGGGGCACGCGCTCATGGGCGATCTGCGCCAGTGCCAGGAGGTCGCGGGCCGGGCGCTCGCGGCGCTGGAGCAGGCGGAGGACGGCTCGGGTGACGACCCCGAGTGGATCGCGCACTTCGACCACGCCTATCTCGCCGACGAGTTGGCGCACTGCTACCGCGACCTGGGCCGGCCGGACGCCGCGGCCCGGCATGCCGGGGACTCGATCGACGGCCATCCGGAGTCCCGGGCACGCCGGCGGGCGATCGGGATGGTCCTGCTCGCCACGGCACAGGTCCAGCAGCGGGAGGTCGAGGAGGCGTGCCGGACGGGTACTCGCGCGATCGAGCTGATGGGGACGCTGCGCTCCAGCCGGGGCGCGGAGTATCTGGACGACCTCCAGCAGCGCCTGGAGCCGTACGGGAGCGAGCCGTCCGTCCGTGAGTTCACGGCCCGGCTGGAGATCCAGGCGGCGTGA
- a CDS encoding ABC transporter substrate-binding protein translates to MTGRRRPITVRTHTNTWSARIRALCTAVAGASLITGCGVIPGTSGGSPSPITVMTFAPVGTNATNMPGMPAMAKAYARWVNASGGLDGHELRVLTCNERNDSSAAANCARRAVKEDAVAVVGSYSQFGKEIMAPLEAASIPFIGGYGMSEEEFTSFLSYPVNGGQATLLAGNGRQLAPDCDHTALVRPDTITGDDLPDLLDSGLAHGRRASAADIRAAEDATDYTKPAEQARERAGDGGCVTAVLGEKTETFFDSYRRVPEDGRNVRVSSVLGSVGQPLIDSTGGKNGPFEGALLTGWYPVATDPAWKPMRDVIEKHAFQDDAIDPADPGVQTTWIAYTALKTVVESIHEDVITPGKITNALDRGVTVDTGGLTPPLRWRYEDMLGAPGFPRIVNRDVTFQVVRDGRLIAERKGFVDVGRTLGS, encoded by the coding sequence ATGACAGGTCGGCGACGCCCCATCACTGTCCGTACGCACACGAATACCTGGAGCGCGAGGATCCGCGCGCTGTGTACGGCGGTGGCGGGAGCCTCGCTGATCACCGGCTGCGGTGTGATCCCCGGCACCTCGGGCGGTTCGCCCTCCCCCATCACCGTGATGACCTTCGCGCCCGTCGGCACGAACGCCACCAACATGCCGGGCATGCCGGCCATGGCGAAGGCGTACGCCCGCTGGGTCAACGCCTCGGGCGGTCTCGACGGGCACGAGCTGCGCGTCCTCACCTGCAACGAGCGCAACGACTCGTCGGCCGCCGCCAACTGCGCGCGCCGGGCGGTGAAGGAGGACGCGGTCGCGGTGGTCGGCTCGTACAGCCAGTTCGGCAAGGAGATCATGGCGCCGCTGGAGGCCGCGTCGATCCCCTTCATCGGCGGGTACGGCATGTCCGAGGAGGAGTTCACCAGCTTCCTCTCGTACCCGGTGAACGGCGGTCAGGCGACCCTCCTCGCGGGCAACGGGCGGCAGCTCGCCCCCGACTGCGACCACACCGCGCTCGTACGGCCCGACACGATCACCGGCGACGACCTGCCCGACCTCCTCGACTCCGGTCTGGCCCACGGGCGCAGGGCCTCGGCGGCGGACATACGCGCGGCCGAGGACGCGACGGACTACACGAAGCCGGCCGAGCAGGCGCGGGAGCGCGCGGGGGACGGCGGGTGCGTGACGGCGGTGCTGGGCGAGAAGACGGAGACGTTCTTCGACTCGTACCGCCGGGTCCCCGAGGACGGCAGGAACGTCCGGGTCTCCTCGGTGCTCGGCAGCGTCGGGCAGCCCCTCATCGACAGTACGGGCGGGAAGAACGGCCCCTTCGAGGGGGCGCTCCTCACCGGCTGGTACCCGGTGGCGACGGATCCGGCGTGGAAGCCGATGCGGGACGTGATCGAGAAGCACGCCTTCCAGGACGACGCGATCGACCCGGCGGACCCGGGGGTGCAGACCACGTGGATCGCGTACACGGCGCTCAAGACGGTCGTCGAGTCGATCCATGAGGACGTGATCACGCCCGGGAAGATCACCAACGCGCTGGACCGGGGCGTCACGGTGGACACCGGCGGCCTCACCCCGCCCCTGCGCTGGCGGTACGAGGACATGCTGGGCGCGCCGGGCTTCCCGCGGATCGTGAACCGGGACGTCACGTTCCAGGTGGTACGGGACGGCCGGCTGATCGCGGAGCGCAAGGGCTTCGTGGACGTGGGCAGGACGCTCGGGTCGTAG
- a CDS encoding SCO4402 family protein, whose translation MGGMPLNDMPWWRWRTNVRSALHMLSDPVFHQEYWLPGREGFGDVTDAVYRLVEDTWLDNWSAEKYVGTIFRDSGEAALVDLAVLRVLRIMHQVGADAPVSAYLEHHGWPEAVRAAREAHVRLAASDGDDPDELPRSLDVLRIMTRSA comes from the coding sequence ATGGGCGGCATGCCGCTCAATGACATGCCGTGGTGGCGCTGGCGCACCAATGTGCGCTCGGCGCTGCATATGCTTTCCGATCCCGTCTTCCACCAGGAGTACTGGCTGCCAGGCCGGGAGGGGTTCGGTGACGTCACCGACGCCGTCTACCGGCTGGTCGAGGACACCTGGCTGGACAACTGGTCCGCCGAGAAATACGTCGGCACCATATTCCGCGACTCCGGAGAGGCCGCGCTGGTCGATCTCGCCGTGCTGCGGGTGCTGCGCATCATGCACCAGGTGGGGGCGGACGCGCCGGTGTCGGCCTATCTGGAGCACCACGGGTGGCCGGAGGCGGTACGGGCGGCCCGCGAGGCGCACGTACGGCTGGCGGCCAGTGACGGCGACGATCCGGACGAGCTGCCGCGCTCGCTGGACGTGTTGCGGATCATGACGCGCAGCGCGTAG
- the purU gene encoding formyltetrahydrofolate deformylase yields the protein MTTPSRTQQYVLTLSCPDKQGIVHAVSSYLFITGCNIEDSQQFGDHDTGLFFMRVHFSAETPVTTLEKLRASFAAVGDAFRMDWEIHNADQRMRIVLLVSKFGHCLNDLLFRSRTGALPVDIAAVVSNHTDFAELVASYDIPFHHIPVTADTKAEAEAELLELVRAEEVELVVLARYMQVISDDLCKQLNGRIINIHHSFLPSFKGAKPYHQAHARGVKLIGATAHYVTAELDEGPIIEQEVERVGHGVTPEQLVAIGRDVECRALARAVKWHAERRILRNGHRTVVFA from the coding sequence ATGACCACCCCCTCGCGAACGCAGCAGTACGTCCTCACGCTGTCCTGCCCGGACAAGCAGGGGATCGTGCACGCCGTGTCGAGCTACCTCTTCATCACCGGCTGCAACATCGAGGACAGCCAGCAGTTCGGGGACCACGACACGGGTCTCTTCTTCATGCGGGTGCACTTCTCGGCCGAGACGCCGGTGACCACCCTGGAGAAGCTGCGGGCGAGCTTCGCCGCCGTGGGCGACGCGTTCCGGATGGACTGGGAGATCCACAACGCCGACCAGCGGATGCGGATCGTGCTGCTCGTCAGCAAGTTCGGGCATTGCCTGAACGACCTGCTCTTCCGGTCCAGGACCGGCGCGCTCCCGGTCGACATCGCCGCCGTGGTCTCCAACCACACCGACTTCGCCGAACTGGTCGCCTCGTACGACATCCCCTTCCACCACATCCCGGTGACCGCCGACACCAAGGCGGAGGCGGAGGCGGAGCTGCTGGAGCTGGTCCGGGCGGAGGAGGTCGAGCTGGTGGTGCTGGCGCGGTACATGCAGGTCATCTCGGACGACCTGTGCAAGCAGCTGAACGGCCGGATCATCAACATCCACCACTCCTTCCTGCCGAGCTTCAAGGGCGCGAAGCCGTACCACCAGGCGCACGCGCGCGGGGTGAAGCTGATCGGCGCGACCGCGCACTACGTGACGGCGGAGCTGGACGAGGGGCCGATCATCGAGCAGGAGGTCGAGCGGGTGGGCCACGGGGTGACACCGGAGCAACTGGTGGCGATCGGGCGCGATGTGGAGTGCCGGGCGCTGGCGCGGGCGGTGAAGTGGCATGCGGAGCGGCGGATCCTGCGGAACGGGCACCGGACGGTCGTTTTCGCCTGA
- a CDS encoding zf-HC2 domain-containing protein produces the protein MPALPAHPDPPEPADPPEPGGPPQSGGTSPSDGPPASGGTSASDRAGKRHEGLSHQVLKSLLGAWALSACSAEETDLVEAHLTECAPCADEALRLRDAVGLLQDDRSLDLDPMLRSRVLENCLGRRPARIPVPGWAASYDAETARLDALLRDFGDDEWRAPVTLKWFQDERTASRRTTVAGVIGHLMAVDGLVSAALGLDDPLAAPLGESLGAPVPVAPADRTARFWRDSAFPTAPTVRGPWREQSHTLIRTVSFAGRGAAELSVSYGDFALPLRDALLDRAFECWVHGGDIAEAVDYPYDPPSGPHLHRMVDLAARLLPAALAARRRGGLASPAQGLVMPGAPGRSLHLEVEGPGGGDWYIPLDSPAAVGSRELAVAQIALDGVEFCQLVAGHVSPEEAAAGQDGDREAIRDVLLAAASMSRL, from the coding sequence ATGCCTGCCCTGCCCGCGCACCCGGATCCCCCGGAGCCTGCCGACCCACCCGAGCCCGGCGGCCCACCCCAGTCCGGCGGTACGTCCCCGTCCGACGGCCCACCCGCATCCGGCGGTACGTCCGCCTCCGACCGGGCCGGCAAGCGGCACGAGGGCCTGTCGCACCAGGTGCTCAAGTCGCTCCTCGGCGCCTGGGCGCTCTCCGCCTGCTCGGCCGAGGAGACCGACCTGGTCGAGGCGCACCTCACCGAATGCGCCCCCTGCGCCGACGAGGCCCTGCGGCTGAGAGACGCCGTCGGGCTGCTCCAGGACGACCGCAGCCTCGATCTCGACCCGATGCTCCGCTCCCGGGTGCTGGAGAACTGTCTCGGCCGGCGCCCCGCCCGCATCCCCGTGCCCGGCTGGGCCGCTTCGTACGACGCCGAGACCGCCCGGCTCGACGCGCTGCTGCGGGACTTCGGCGACGACGAGTGGCGTGCGCCGGTGACGCTCAAGTGGTTCCAGGACGAGCGGACCGCGTCGCGGAGGACAACCGTCGCCGGGGTCATCGGCCATCTGATGGCCGTGGACGGCCTGGTCTCCGCCGCCCTCGGGCTGGACGACCCGCTCGCGGCCCCGCTCGGCGAATCGCTCGGCGCGCCCGTGCCCGTGGCTCCGGCGGACCGTACGGCGCGCTTCTGGCGCGACTCCGCGTTCCCGACCGCCCCCACCGTCCGGGGCCCGTGGCGCGAGCAGAGCCACACCCTCATCCGCACGGTGTCCTTCGCCGGGCGCGGGGCCGCCGAACTGTCCGTGTCGTACGGGGACTTCGCGCTGCCCCTGCGGGACGCGCTGCTCGACCGCGCCTTCGAGTGCTGGGTGCACGGCGGGGACATCGCGGAGGCGGTGGACTATCCGTACGACCCGCCCTCGGGACCTCATCTGCACCGGATGGTCGACCTGGCGGCCCGGCTGCTGCCCGCCGCCCTCGCCGCGCGCCGCCGGGGCGGTCTCGCCTCCCCCGCCCAGGGGCTGGTGATGCCCGGCGCTCCCGGCCGGTCGCTGCACCTGGAGGTCGAGGGCCCGGGCGGCGGGGACTGGTACATCCCGCTCGACTCCCCCGCCGCCGTCGGCTCCCGCGAGCTGGCCGTGGCCCAGATCGCCCTGGACGGCGTGGAGTTCTGCCAGCTCGTGGCGGGCCACGTGTCGCCGGAGGAAGCGGCGGCGGGGCAGGACGGTGACCGCGAGGCGATCAGGGATGTCCTGCTCGCGGCGGCGTCGATGAGCCGCCTCTAG
- a CDS encoding sigma-70 family RNA polymerase sigma factor: MAKETPPRWDRRMQQRLSRGEAAALGELYDRFASLVHSLAHRVLDDDADADRVTREVFGHVWENPDAYDPRQGSLRSWVARLARQKAVERLRQTESAAYEAAGQDTAEGLAELELKVRRAAAAARADYIVSSMPTSLRDALELAYFQRRDYRQTAADLGVTEDEARRRLRLGLQLLSTANTQALEGFSPPGNGRSL, translated from the coding sequence ATGGCGAAGGAGACACCGCCCCGCTGGGACCGCAGGATGCAGCAGCGGCTCTCGCGGGGCGAGGCCGCCGCGCTCGGTGAGCTGTACGACCGGTTCGCGTCGCTGGTGCACAGCCTCGCCCACCGGGTGCTGGACGACGACGCGGACGCGGACCGCGTCACCCGCGAGGTCTTCGGGCACGTGTGGGAGAACCCGGACGCGTACGACCCCCGGCAGGGCTCCCTGCGGTCGTGGGTGGCCAGGCTCGCCCGGCAGAAGGCCGTGGAGCGGCTCCGGCAGACCGAGTCCGCCGCGTACGAGGCGGCCGGTCAGGACACGGCGGAGGGGCTGGCGGAGCTGGAGCTGAAGGTGCGCCGGGCCGCCGCGGCGGCCCGCGCGGACTACATAGTCAGCTCGATGCCCACGTCCTTGCGGGACGCGCTGGAACTGGCTTATTTCCAGCGCAGGGACTACCGCCAGACCGCGGCGGACCTCGGGGTCACGGAGGACGAGGCACGCCGCCGGCTGAGGCTGGGACTGCAACTGCTCTCCACGGCCAACACTCAAGCGCTGGAGGGCTTCTCGCCTCCGGGGAACGGACGCTCCCTGTGA
- a CDS encoding STAS domain-containing protein gives MTLKVDETERGPWTVFCITGELDLITSPEIRQRVHDAVAAGRHALVLDLSQVFFCDSSGVGVLIAARRLIRSCGGSLHIVLPARGAEEGSHVNRVLAALGVRRLFQIYPDVASAVEVRARPLSA, from the coding sequence GTGACGCTCAAGGTGGACGAGACCGAGCGGGGACCGTGGACCGTGTTCTGCATCACAGGCGAGCTGGACCTCATCACCTCCCCCGAGATCCGCCAGCGGGTCCATGACGCCGTCGCGGCGGGTCGCCACGCGCTGGTGCTCGACCTCTCGCAGGTCTTCTTCTGCGACTCCAGCGGGGTCGGCGTCCTGATCGCGGCCCGCCGGCTGATCCGCTCCTGCGGGGGCAGTCTGCACATCGTCCTGCCGGCCCGGGGCGCGGAGGAGGGATCCCATGTCAACCGGGTCCTCGCCGCCCTCGGCGTCCGGCGTCTGTTCCAGATCTACCCCGATGTGGCGAGCGCCGTGGAGGTCCGGGCCAGGCCGTTGTCCGCCTGA
- a CDS encoding EF-hand domain-containing protein, protein MDSTEYEGKIARRFAAFDQDGNGFIDREDFSGAAAHLLAEFGVTARSDKGQALYSGAEAFWQGMAGIADVDGDQRVSKQEFITGAVKRLRDSPQRFAEIARPFLHAVIAVADEDGDGVTPAAAERALRVLGVAPDAAALAAAALDADGDGRIQEDEILTGFAAYYVTPEP, encoded by the coding sequence ATGGACAGCACAGAGTACGAGGGCAAGATCGCCCGCCGGTTCGCGGCCTTCGACCAGGACGGCAACGGTTTCATCGACCGCGAGGACTTCAGCGGCGCCGCGGCGCACCTGCTCGCCGAGTTCGGTGTGACGGCACGTTCCGACAAGGGGCAGGCGCTCTACAGCGGGGCCGAGGCGTTCTGGCAGGGCATGGCGGGCATCGCGGACGTCGACGGCGACCAGCGTGTCAGCAAGCAGGAGTTCATCACCGGTGCGGTGAAGCGGCTGCGCGACAGCCCGCAGCGGTTCGCCGAGATCGCCCGGCCGTTCCTGCACGCGGTGATCGCCGTGGCCGACGAGGACGGTGACGGCGTCACCCCGGCGGCGGCCGAGCGCGCGCTGCGCGTCCTGGGTGTCGCCCCGGACGCCGCCGCGCTGGCGGCCGCCGCCCTCGACGCGGACGGCGACGGGCGGATCCAGGAGGACGAGATCCTCACCGGCTTCGCGGCGTACTACGTCACGCCCGAGCCCTGA
- a CDS encoding ATP-binding protein, with amino-acid sequence MQVLLVQLEVGPDPAEVGRARRWARSRLVGSGMEDDEPVAETLILLISELVTNAVVHTGCPAVLRMLFGSGAAEAGTVRVEVADSSACPPRPRHATSEATNGRGLELVDGLADRWGWQPEGAGKRIWCEVDRCTPQSATGSDAGTGTAAGTAAGTPEPPRAALAAEATPPPPPAVTSRPARPPAPLSPPPPSKVPASPAPAPAYRSSRAVTRTA; translated from the coding sequence GTGCAGGTGCTTCTGGTTCAGTTGGAGGTTGGGCCCGATCCCGCGGAGGTGGGGCGGGCCCGTCGGTGGGCCCGGTCGAGGCTCGTGGGTTCCGGGATGGAGGATGACGAGCCGGTCGCGGAGACGCTGATCCTGCTGATCTCCGAGCTGGTGACCAATGCCGTGGTGCACACGGGCTGTCCGGCCGTGCTGCGGATGCTCTTCGGCTCGGGCGCGGCGGAGGCGGGGACCGTACGGGTCGAGGTCGCGGACTCCAGCGCCTGCCCGCCGCGCCCGCGCCACGCGACCAGCGAGGCCACCAACGGCCGCGGTCTCGAACTGGTCGACGGACTCGCCGACCGGTGGGGCTGGCAGCCGGAGGGAGCGGGCAAGCGCATCTGGTGCGAAGTGGACCGATGTACGCCGCAGTCGGCGACGGGATCGGATGCGGGTACGGGGACAGCGGCGGGTACGGCGGCGGGGACACCCGAACCGCCCCGCGCGGCCCTCGCGGCCGAGGCCACTCCGCCGCCACCCCCGGCCGTCACCTCCCGGCCCGCCAGGCCGCCGGCCCCCCTCTCCCCGCCTCCCCCTTCGAAGGTCCCGGCCTCTCCGGCGCCCGCGCCCGCCTACCGGTCGTCGCGGGCCGTGACCCGTACGGCATGA
- a CDS encoding GlxA family transcriptional regulator — protein MQDRPPHRVVVLALEGLLPFELGIPHRIFGRPADAEGRPLYEVVTCSVRPPGPVRTDSDFSILVENGPEALATADTVIVPASYELGPVYDEGRLTEELAAAFAHLRPGTRLVSICTGGFVLAAAGFLDGRPATTHWSSAAHFQRLFPQVKVDADVLFVDDGDVLTSAGVAAGIDLCLHIVRRDHGTAVANDVARRTVVPPHRDGGQAQYIERPLPEPQLASTTGARTWALVRLHEPIQLRDMAEQQSMSVRTFTRRFREETGISPGQWLVRQRVELARHLLESTDLSVDQVARDAGFGTAQSMRQHLQSALGVAPTVYRRTFRAGAAPAG, from the coding sequence ATGCAGGACCGACCGCCCCACCGCGTCGTCGTACTGGCCCTCGAAGGGCTGCTCCCCTTCGAACTCGGCATCCCCCACCGGATCTTCGGCCGCCCGGCCGACGCGGAAGGCAGGCCGCTGTACGAGGTCGTCACGTGCTCGGTCCGGCCCCCGGGACCCGTACGTACCGATTCGGACTTCTCGATCCTCGTCGAGAACGGGCCCGAGGCGCTCGCCACCGCCGACACCGTGATCGTCCCGGCCTCGTACGAGCTGGGTCCGGTCTACGACGAGGGCCGTCTCACCGAGGAGTTGGCCGCCGCCTTCGCGCACCTGCGGCCCGGCACCCGGCTGGTCTCCATCTGCACGGGCGGCTTCGTGCTGGCGGCGGCCGGGTTCCTCGACGGCCGCCCCGCCACCACCCACTGGTCCAGCGCTGCCCACTTCCAGCGGCTCTTCCCGCAGGTCAAGGTGGACGCGGACGTCCTGTTCGTGGACGACGGGGACGTGCTGACCTCGGCGGGGGTCGCGGCGGGGATCGATCTCTGCCTGCACATCGTGCGGCGCGACCACGGCACGGCGGTCGCCAACGACGTGGCGCGCCGGACGGTCGTCCCCCCGCACCGGGACGGCGGACAGGCCCAGTACATCGAACGGCCCCTGCCCGAGCCGCAGTTGGCCTCCACCACCGGGGCGAGGACCTGGGCGCTGGTACGCCTCCACGAACCGATCCAGCTCCGGGACATGGCGGAGCAACAGTCCATGTCCGTACGGACGTTCACGCGCCGCTTCCGTGAGGAGACGGGGATCAGCCCGGGGCAGTGGCTGGTGCGGCAGCGGGTCGAACTGGCCCGGCACCTGCTGGAGTCGACGGATCTCTCCGTCGACCAGGTGGCGCGGGACGCCGGCTTCGGCACGGCCCAGTCGATGCGCCAGCACCTCCAGTCGGCGCTGGGTGTCGCGCCGACGGTCTACCGCCGTACGTTCCGGGCGGGAGCGGCACCCGCCGGGTGA
- a CDS encoding MFS transporter: protein MTHPHITAQASPEPLPAPPDDHDVDPGATLWNRNFRLFFLARTVARFGDGMVPVALAAGLLDTGHGASAVSFALGSWMVCFAGFVIVGGVLADRFTPRRMMVLADVVRLVSTVVLAGAFASGAPPLWLVYALSALNGLGAAVFQPGVASMLPLMAPDVQRGNAVLRVAESVTAMAGPAIAGALAGFGGPGMIFGVNAATFGISGICFLFIRMDSMEPVKGESMLSELVGGWREFRARSWLWGVIAVWSVYGITVLGPITPLEAVVVTDRHSSAMYGLMMTFNGAGEVVGALIAMRLRPRRPLFAGTFALFGVIPNVLVLAYDVPVPVLAGGFFVGGVSLAFWLVMWSTTVQTQIPNEALNRLHAYDVAGSLIMLAVGRALAGPVAESIGVRDVLVAGAVINVGVCGVLLAARPVRGLRRVK, encoded by the coding sequence GTGACCCACCCACACATAACGGCCCAGGCCTCCCCCGAACCGCTGCCGGCCCCGCCGGACGACCACGACGTCGACCCGGGGGCCACGCTCTGGAACCGTAACTTCCGGCTCTTCTTCCTCGCCCGTACCGTGGCCCGCTTCGGCGACGGCATGGTGCCCGTCGCCCTCGCGGCGGGGCTGCTCGACACCGGGCACGGCGCCTCGGCCGTCAGCTTCGCGCTCGGCTCGTGGATGGTGTGTTTCGCCGGGTTCGTGATCGTCGGCGGGGTGCTGGCCGACCGCTTCACCCCGCGCCGGATGATGGTCCTCGCCGATGTGGTGCGGCTGGTCAGCACAGTGGTCCTGGCCGGCGCGTTCGCCTCCGGGGCGCCGCCGCTCTGGCTGGTGTACGCGCTGAGCGCCCTCAACGGCCTCGGCGCCGCCGTCTTCCAGCCCGGTGTGGCCAGCATGCTGCCGCTGATGGCGCCCGACGTGCAGCGCGGCAACGCGGTGCTGCGGGTCGCGGAGTCGGTGACCGCGATGGCGGGTCCCGCGATCGCGGGCGCGCTGGCCGGGTTCGGCGGCCCCGGCATGATCTTCGGGGTCAACGCGGCGACCTTCGGGATCAGCGGGATCTGTTTCCTCTTCATCCGGATGGATTCCATGGAGCCGGTGAAGGGGGAGTCGATGCTCTCCGAACTCGTCGGCGGCTGGCGGGAGTTCCGGGCCCGTTCCTGGCTGTGGGGGGTCATCGCGGTGTGGTCGGTGTACGGCATCACCGTGCTCGGCCCGATCACCCCGCTGGAGGCGGTGGTGGTCACCGACCGGCACAGCTCCGCGATGTACGGGCTGATGATGACCTTCAACGGCGCGGGCGAGGTGGTGGGCGCGCTGATCGCGATGCGGCTGCGGCCCCGCCGGCCGCTCTTCGCGGGGACGTTCGCGCTGTTCGGGGTGATCCCGAACGTGCTGGTGCTCGCGTACGACGTCCCGGTGCCGGTCCTCGCCGGGGGCTTCTTCGTGGGCGGGGTCTCGCTGGCGTTCTGGCTGGTGATGTGGTCGACGACCGTACAGACGCAGATCCCGAACGAGGCGCTCAACCGGCTGCACGCGTACGACGTGGCGGGCTCGCTCATCATGCTGGCGGTGGGCCGGGCGCTGGCCGGCCCGGTGGCGGAGTCGATCGGGGTACGGGACGTGCTGGTCGCGGGAGCGGTGATCAACGTGGGGGTGTGCGGGGTGCTGCTGGCGGCGCGGCCGGTGCGGGGGCTGAGGCGCGTGAAGTGA